ACCCGCAATTCAAGCGCTCCAATGAAATCTTGCGCAACTGTGTCCATTGCGGTTTTTGCACAGCAACCTGTCCAACGTATCAAGTTTTGGGCGATGAATTAGACAGCCCACGCGGGCGCATTTACCTCATCAAAGACATGCTGGAGAACGAGCGTGTTCCAGATGAAAAGACCGTCAAACACATCGACCGCTGTCTGTCATGTCTGGCCTGTATGACGACCTGCCCGTCTGGGGTACACTACATGCACCTTGTTGATCACGCGCGTGAGTACATTGAAAACACTTATAAACGCCCACTCTCTGACCGTGCCTTGCGCTGGGTTCTAGCGCGCATTTTGCCGTATCCGATGCGGTTTCGGGTTGCGCTTCTTGGGGCCAAGATCGGACGGCCCTTTGCGCGGTTCATGCCGGATGCCCGCCTACGGGCGATGCTAGAGATGGCCCCGAAAACCATCCCACCCGTGTCGCGCAATGATGATCCACAGACCTTTCCTGCGCAAAACAAAAAGATGCGTGTAGCTCTGATGACGGGCTGTGCGCAAAAGGCGCTGAACACGGATATCAACGATGCCACTATCCGCTTGCTCACACGGTTGGGTGCCGAAGTGGTTGTTCTTGAAGGACAAGGATGCTGCGGGGCGTTGACCCACCACATGGGCAAAACGTCCGAAAGCCACGCAGCGGCGTCCAAGAATATCAAAGCATGGCGCGCTGAGATGCTGGATGGAGGTCTCGATGCGATTGTCATTAACACGTCTGGTTGCGGGACCACGGTAAAAGACTACGGGCACATGTTCCGTGAAACAGAATTGGCTGCGGATGCGGATGCCGTGGCAGGCATCGCGATGGATGTTTCCGAAGTACTGATGAAACTGGACCTGCCGGAAGGTGGCGCGCCTGACCTGACGGTTGCTTATCACGCGGCGTGCTCGTTGCAGCACGGTCAGCAGATTAAGACTTTCCCGAAGGATTTGCTGAGAAAAGCTGGCTTCAAAGTGGCTGAACCTGCCGACAGCCATCTATGTTGCGGCTCTGCGGGTACATACAACCTGATGCAGCCAGAGATTTCCAAACAGCTTAAAACGCGCAAGATTCAGACGTTGGAAGCAGTGAAGCCCGACATTATCGCCGCCGGAAATATCGG
This Octadecabacter temperatus DNA region includes the following protein-coding sequences:
- the glcF gene encoding glycolate oxidase subunit GlcF yields the protein MQTTFTEAQLKDPQFKRSNEILRNCVHCGFCTATCPTYQVLGDELDSPRGRIYLIKDMLENERVPDEKTVKHIDRCLSCLACMTTCPSGVHYMHLVDHAREYIENTYKRPLSDRALRWVLARILPYPMRFRVALLGAKIGRPFARFMPDARLRAMLEMAPKTIPPVSRNDDPQTFPAQNKKMRVALMTGCAQKALNTDINDATIRLLTRLGAEVVVLEGQGCCGALTHHMGKTSESHAAASKNIKAWRAEMLDGGLDAIVINTSGCGTTVKDYGHMFRETELAADADAVAGIAMDVSEVLMKLDLPEGGAPDLTVAYHAACSLQHGQQIKTFPKDLLRKAGFKVAEPADSHLCCGSAGTYNLMQPEISKQLKTRKIQTLEAVKPDIIAAGNIGCMMQIGSATEIPIVHTVELLDWATGGPKPPALTEPGKRAPEVPNLR